A DNA window from Porphyromonas gingivalis ATCC 33277 contains the following coding sequences:
- a CDS encoding Ig-like domain-containing protein: MRKNRFGRLQLAVVATVIIGLWMLSACANMGTPEGGPYDVTPPRLLKATPAMGSTKQTGNKISLLFDEAIQILKQNETVIVSPPQIKQPKISVYGRMLTIELRDNLRDSTTYTIDFTNGLADNNEGNILENFCYAFSTGDVLDSMQIGGRVIDALTLEPVAGVLVGIHDSEADTAFTKTSFLRTTLTGEDGSFTLKNLHDGRYKVFALQDADRDYAYSQLSEGVAFSPDWYRTEVADDALPSDTLLANADTLMPVDSAMAEKAKTSTLQETPAESAAANTSLRQQPVRYRPDNVLLRFYTSDFRREYLSKKSRPDSVQVSLLFNTRPDTIPALHLLGEQKGKNWYSAIRKGEKEIVYWLTDKEIYSRDTLAFSVTYPKSDSLNIPRPQTDTLRMAKPKVSIQRRPKGEAAASAPLMNISIKNSSSIASGTPGDTISIIASQPLALVDTAGISVARQADSLWRDVPFKLRPDSLNPLKFFVDAGWQMGQSYRIRIDSAVWRSVYDRWNAPVEQVFSFLPEEDLSSLLLKLSGEADSTAVVELLNKGGEPVATKKAERGEVLFPYLKPDVYYARLFLDENGNGRWDAGNYPTKQPEWVFYYRQSFTLRKNWQQAEDWVVTREQYADQKPEAIRKVKLAEKQKRDLNREYEERMARRSKKKSKK, encoded by the coding sequence ATGAGAAAGAACCGTTTCGGCCGATTGCAGCTTGCCGTCGTGGCAACTGTCATTATAGGCTTGTGGATGCTCTCGGCATGTGCCAATATGGGTACGCCGGAGGGGGGGCCTTATGATGTGACGCCCCCGCGTTTGCTCAAGGCTACGCCGGCAATGGGTAGCACGAAGCAAACAGGCAATAAGATCTCCCTCCTATTCGATGAAGCTATCCAGATATTGAAACAAAACGAGACGGTGATCGTCTCGCCACCACAGATCAAACAGCCGAAAATATCCGTCTATGGCCGCATGCTGACTATCGAGCTGCGCGACAATCTTCGCGACAGTACCACCTATACGATCGACTTTACCAACGGTTTGGCCGACAACAACGAAGGGAATATCCTGGAAAACTTCTGCTATGCTTTTTCCACCGGCGATGTACTTGATTCGATGCAGATCGGCGGCCGGGTGATCGATGCCCTGACGTTGGAGCCGGTGGCAGGTGTCTTGGTCGGCATTCACGATTCGGAAGCGGATACGGCTTTCACGAAGACTTCTTTCCTGCGTACTACACTGACGGGAGAGGACGGCTCCTTCACGTTGAAAAATCTTCACGACGGCCGCTACAAAGTCTTTGCCCTTCAGGACGCCGATCGCGACTACGCCTATAGCCAGTTGTCCGAAGGCGTTGCTTTTTCTCCGGATTGGTACCGTACCGAGGTGGCAGATGATGCCTTGCCTTCGGATACACTCTTGGCCAATGCCGATACTCTTATGCCGGTGGATTCGGCAATGGCGGAAAAAGCGAAAACATCCACTCTCCAGGAAACACCGGCCGAATCGGCGGCAGCGAATACATCGCTTCGGCAACAGCCTGTCCGGTATCGCCCCGACAACGTTCTGCTCCGATTCTACACCTCCGACTTCCGGCGGGAATATCTATCCAAGAAAAGTCGTCCCGATTCCGTACAAGTGTCTCTACTATTCAACACAAGACCTGATACCATTCCGGCACTGCACCTGCTGGGAGAGCAAAAGGGAAAAAACTGGTATTCGGCTATCAGAAAAGGTGAGAAAGAGATCGTCTACTGGCTGACGGATAAAGAGATCTATAGCCGAGACACTTTGGCCTTTTCGGTCACTTACCCCAAAAGCGACTCGCTCAACATTCCACGGCCACAGACGGACACCTTGCGGATGGCCAAGCCGAAAGTATCCATACAGCGCCGTCCGAAAGGCGAAGCAGCAGCCTCTGCTCCTCTTATGAATATATCCATCAAGAATAGTAGCAGCATAGCATCGGGTACTCCGGGCGATACCATCAGTATCATAGCATCCCAACCGTTGGCTCTCGTGGATACGGCAGGCATTTCCGTAGCACGGCAAGCGGATAGCTTGTGGCGCGATGTCCCGTTCAAGCTCCGTCCCGATTCGCTCAATCCGCTGAAGTTCTTCGTCGATGCCGGCTGGCAGATGGGGCAGAGCTACCGCATACGGATCGACTCGGCCGTCTGGCGAAGCGTGTACGACCGGTGGAACGCCCCCGTGGAGCAGGTGTTTTCGTTCCTTCCGGAGGAGGATCTCAGCAGCCTGTTACTGAAGTTGTCGGGAGAGGCTGACAGTACTGCCGTAGTGGAACTGCTGAATAAGGGTGGAGAGCCCGTAGCGACAAAGAAAGCAGAACGGGGAGAAGTCCTCTTCCCGTACCTCAAGCCCGATGTCTACTATGCACGCCTGTTTCTCGATGAGAATGGCAACGGTCGCTGGGATGCCGGCAATTACCCAACAAAGCAGCCCGAATGGGTGTTCTACTACCGCCAATCGTTTACCCTCAGGAAGAACTGGCAGCAGGCCGAAGACTGGGTAGTCACTCGTGAGCAGTATGCCGATCAGAAACCGGAAGCTATCCGAAAGGTAAAGCTCGCAGAGAAGCAAAAGCGCGACCTCAACAGGGAATACGAGGAGCGAATGGCTCGCAGATCGAAGAAAAAGAGTAAGAAGTAA